A genomic stretch from Candidatus Omnitrophota bacterium includes:
- the aroF gene encoding 3-deoxy-7-phosphoheptulonate synthase, with translation MIVILKKEATEKQIDHILEKTKSLGLKAHVSRGVERTVIGFIGPEDVLRVTPLEVFPGVDQVMPVLAPYRLVSREFKKVNSKVTIKKGLKVGGKKVVLMAGPCSVESRTSLLSIAKKVKKSGADILRGGAFKPRTSPYDFQGLGEEGLKYLKEASEKTGVATVTEVIDPRHVELVAKYVDILQIGARNMQNFNLLKEIGMTRKPVLLKRGMSATIKEWLMSAEYILSEGNFNVILCERGIRTFETYTRNTLDINAVAVVKQLSHLPIIVDPSHATGKWGLVASGAKAAIAAGADGLMIEVHEKPEAAMSDGGQSLLPKNFDNLVKELRKISKAVSRDL, from the coding sequence ATGATTGTTATTTTAAAAAAGGAAGCAACCGAAAAACAAATCGACCATATTCTTGAAAAAACAAAAAGTTTAGGGCTTAAAGCGCATGTGTCTCGTGGTGTTGAGCGAACAGTTATTGGCTTTATTGGCCCAGAGGATGTTTTGCGCGTTACTCCTCTGGAGGTCTTTCCTGGCGTTGATCAGGTTATGCCGGTTTTAGCTCCTTACAGACTTGTTTCGCGAGAATTTAAGAAAGTAAATTCTAAGGTTACGATTAAAAAAGGGTTAAAGGTTGGAGGCAAGAAAGTTGTTTTAATGGCAGGTCCGTGTTCTGTCGAGAGTCGAACATCGCTTCTATCAATTGCAAAGAAAGTAAAGAAATCTGGTGCTGATATTTTACGAGGTGGTGCATTTAAGCCGAGAACATCTCCTTATGACTTTCAAGGTCTTGGCGAAGAAGGATTAAAATATTTAAAAGAAGCTTCTGAGAAAACAGGTGTTGCAACTGTAACAGAAGTGATTGATCCTCGTCATGTTGAACTAGTTGCTAAGTATGTTGATATTTTACAAATTGGTGCTCGAAATATGCAGAATTTTAATTTGCTCAAGGAAATCGGTATGACGAGAAAACCTGTTTTGCTTAAGCGCGGGATGAGTGCGACGATTAAAGAATGGCTGATGAGCGCTGAATATATTCTTTCTGAAGGAAATTTTAATGTTATTTTATGCGAACGCGGTATCCGTACTTTCGAAACGTATACGCGCAATACCCTCGACATTAATGCTGTTGCAGTTGTTAAACAGCTTTCTCATTTACCAATTATTGTTGATCCAAGTCATGCCACCGGAAAGTGGGGACTTGTTGCCAGCGGAGCAAAAGCGGCTATTGCAGCTGGGGCAGATGGGCTTATGATTGAAGTTCATGAAAAGCCAGAAGCAGCAATGTCGGATGGTGGACAATCTTTGTTACCTAAAAATTTTGATAATCTAGTTAAAGAATTAAGAAAAATATCAAAAGCCGTATCGAGAGATTTATAA
- the lepA gene encoding translation elongation factor 4, whose protein sequence is MDKTLIRNFSIIANIDHGKSTLADRLMLFTGAIDESKVHNQVLDDMDLERERGITIKASAVRLKYKANDGKEYILNLIDTPGHVDFTYEVEKSLRACEGALLVVDASQGVESQTIGNYYLSIDSNLEIIPVVNKIDIANIDMNIVKNELKEIFSFKEEDTIFVSAKEGTGIKDVLEKIVNFIPHPEGENDDPLQALIFDSKYDIYKGVIVYVRVVNGILTSNMTIKMMHLDKEFTIEEIGVLNPEPEKVKQLTSGEVGYITCNIRDPKEVHVGDTITEPENPCKKPLEGYRHLKPLVFAGVYPENPGEFMNLREALGKLNLNDPSFVYEPESSLSFGHGFRCGFLGLLHMEIVQERLQREYDLNLILTTPNVSYRITKRNKEVVEIESPAQLPDPAEIAQIEEPYLSVSVFTPVSTMDAVMEMVKRKRAVYQESLYVSDRMKIVFDVPLSEVIVDFNDLVKSATRGYGSIDYEFKGYMVTQVLKMDILINDKVCDAFSCLVHKDRSYEKGLNLVSKLKELIPRQLFEIKIQASCGGRILSSAKVKSVGKNVTAKCYGGDITRKRKLWEKQKEGKKRLKQVGKVEIPQEAFLAVLKI, encoded by the coding sequence ATGGATAAAACCCTCATACGTAATTTTTCTATCATCGCGAATATTGATCACGGCAAGTCAACCTTGGCGGACCGATTGATGTTGTTTACTGGTGCGATCGATGAGAGTAAAGTTCATAATCAAGTTTTGGATGACATGGATTTAGAGCGTGAGCGCGGTATTACGATCAAGGCTTCTGCCGTGCGTTTAAAGTATAAAGCTAATGATGGTAAAGAGTATATTTTAAATCTTATTGATACCCCGGGCCATGTTGATTTTACTTATGAGGTTGAGAAATCTTTGCGCGCATGCGAAGGCGCTTTATTGGTTGTTGATGCATCGCAAGGAGTTGAGTCGCAGACGATTGGGAATTATTACCTTTCTATTGATAGCAACCTGGAGATAATTCCAGTTGTTAATAAAATTGACATTGCTAATATTGACATGAATATCGTAAAGAACGAGCTTAAGGAAATTTTTAGTTTTAAAGAGGAAGACACGATTTTTGTTTCTGCTAAAGAGGGCACAGGAATCAAAGATGTCTTAGAAAAAATTGTTAATTTTATTCCTCATCCAGAGGGTGAGAATGACGATCCTCTTCAGGCTCTGATTTTTGATTCGAAGTATGATATTTATAAAGGGGTAATTGTTTATGTGCGAGTTGTTAATGGCATTTTAACAAGTAATATGACCATTAAAATGATGCATTTGGATAAAGAATTTACAATCGAAGAGATTGGTGTTTTAAATCCTGAGCCGGAAAAAGTAAAACAGCTCACAAGCGGGGAAGTTGGATATATTACTTGCAATATTCGTGATCCAAAAGAAGTGCATGTTGGTGACACGATCACGGAACCCGAAAATCCGTGCAAAAAACCACTAGAAGGATATCGACATTTAAAGCCTCTTGTTTTTGCGGGTGTTTACCCAGAGAATCCAGGTGAGTTTATGAATTTGCGTGAGGCATTAGGAAAGCTAAATTTAAATGATCCGAGTTTTGTTTATGAGCCAGAATCTTCGCTGTCATTTGGTCATGGGTTCAGGTGTGGATTTTTAGGTCTTTTGCACATGGAGATTGTTCAGGAGCGCCTGCAAAGAGAATATGATTTAAACCTTATTCTAACGACGCCGAACGTGAGTTATCGAATTACAAAGAGAAATAAAGAAGTCGTTGAAATTGAGAGTCCGGCGCAGCTTCCTGACCCAGCTGAGATTGCACAAATCGAAGAACCGTATTTGTCTGTTTCAGTTTTTACGCCTGTATCGACAATGGATGCTGTCATGGAAATGGTAAAGCGGAAAAGAGCGGTCTATCAAGAAAGTTTGTATGTTTCTGATCGCATGAAGATTGTTTTCGATGTTCCGCTGTCAGAAGTTATTGTTGATTTTAATGATCTTGTTAAGTCAGCGACACGTGGTTATGGGTCGATTGATTATGAATTTAAGGGATACATGGTAACTCAAGTTTTAAAGATGGACATTTTAATAAATGATAAAGTTTGCGATGCTTTTTCTTGCCTTGTTCACAAGGATCGCTCTTATGAGAAAGGATTGAATCTTGTTTCGAAATTAAAAGAGCTTATTCCTCGACAGCTTTTTGAAATTAAAATTCAAGCATCATGTGGCGGGCGTATTCTTTCTAGTGCTAAGGTGAAATCTGTCGGTAAGAATGTTACGGCTAAATGTTACGGTGGTGATATTACACGAAAACGAAAATTGTGGGAAAAACAAAAGGAAGGAAAGAAGCGCCTTAAGCAAGTGGGAAAAGTTGAAATTCCTCAAGAGGCTTTTCTTGCGGTGTTAAAAATATGA
- the hisC gene encoding histidinol-phosphate transaminase yields the protein MKSIANKNIFKVTPYPPGKPIDEVKRSLGLEKVFKLASNENPYPPSPKVLAQIAKESKMLNRYPDGSCFYLRQVLAKRFKVSQKQLIFGNGSDEIIIMAARAFAGRGDEVIVAQPTFLMYQIASRISGAIIKAVAQKNHRYDLKAIKKAVTPKTKIIFIANPDNPTGTYVTKKEVEMFLKGLRKDILVFFDEAYFEFVEKKDYPDTLNLLKQYKNIIVTRTFSKFYSLAGLRIGYGVASEELIDILNRVREPFNVNSIAQTAALTALEDKKYYTDVFKIIKKEKRYLCQQITKMGLTFVKSETNFILINVKSDSTKIFQQLLHKGIIVRDMTSWGLAGFIRVTVGRTNENKYFIKALKEIL from the coding sequence ATGAAAAGTATCGCAAATAAGAATATTTTTAAAGTTACGCCATATCCGCCTGGAAAACCCATTGATGAGGTTAAAAGGAGCTTAGGGTTAGAGAAAGTTTTTAAGTTGGCGTCTAACGAAAACCCCTATCCTCCGTCGCCAAAAGTGTTGGCCCAGATTGCTAAAGAGTCAAAGATGCTCAATCGTTATCCGGATGGAAGCTGTTTTTATTTAAGACAAGTTTTAGCCAAACGATTTAAAGTTTCGCAAAAACAGCTTATTTTTGGAAACGGATCAGATGAGATTATTATTATGGCGGCACGTGCTTTTGCAGGTCGTGGCGACGAAGTTATTGTCGCACAGCCAACATTTTTGATGTATCAGATTGCATCTCGTATTTCTGGTGCGATTATTAAGGCTGTTGCGCAAAAAAATCATCGCTATGATTTAAAGGCAATCAAAAAAGCTGTTACGCCGAAAACAAAGATTATTTTTATTGCGAATCCAGATAATCCAACAGGAACATATGTGACTAAAAAAGAAGTTGAAATGTTTCTTAAGGGATTGCGTAAAGATATTCTTGTTTTCTTTGATGAGGCGTATTTTGAATTTGTTGAAAAGAAAGATTATCCAGACACACTTAATCTTTTGAAGCAGTACAAGAATATTATTGTTACAAGAACATTTTCAAAGTTTTATAGTTTAGCTGGACTGCGCATTGGGTATGGCGTGGCTTCAGAAGAGCTGATTGACATTTTAAACCGTGTACGCGAGCCGTTTAATGTTAATTCTATTGCACAAACAGCTGCGTTGACAGCTCTTGAGGACAAAAAATATTATACTGATGTTTTTAAAATAATTAAGAAAGAAAAGAGATATCTTTGTCAGCAGATAACAAAAATGGGCTTAACTTTTGTAAAAAGCGAAACTAATTTTATTTTGATCAATGTCAAATCTGACAGCACGAAGATATTCCAGCAACTTTTGCATAAAGGAATTATTGTTCGCGATATGACCTCTTGGGGGTTAGCTGGATTTATCCGTGTTACTGTTGGAAGGACAAATGAAAATAAATATTTTATTAAAGCATTAAAGGAGATATTATGA
- the cmk gene encoding (d)CMP kinase produces the protein MGLHNNVENNIIVTIDGPAGAGKSTIAKEVSKKLGFTYLDTGAMYRSLTLSALNQGINLEDEDALVALAKQTHIDLCTDENHKLQVLLDGKDVTEDIRSSKVTNNTFHIASVGGVREIMVNRQREIGAASNVVAEGRDIGTVVFPNAKKKFYLDANFQERAQRRIKELREKGKQVEADEIQKDLQQRDTKDFTRKVGPLKKAEDAIVIDSTHMSIEQVVQKIIEVIRQDG, from the coding sequence ATGGGATTGCATAATAACGTAGAAAATAATATTATCGTTACTATTGATGGCCCAGCTGGCGCCGGAAAAAGTACGATTGCTAAAGAAGTTTCTAAGAAATTAGGGTTTACATATTTAGATACGGGAGCGATGTATCGGTCGTTAACGCTCAGCGCATTAAATCAAGGCATTAACCTTGAAGACGAGGATGCCCTTGTTGCGCTTGCAAAACAAACACATATTGATTTGTGTACAGACGAAAATCATAAATTACAAGTGTTGCTAGATGGGAAGGATGTGACAGAGGACATTCGCAGTTCTAAGGTAACAAATAATACTTTTCATATTGCATCTGTTGGCGGGGTGCGTGAGATTATGGTGAATCGTCAACGTGAAATTGGAGCAGCAAGTAATGTTGTTGCAGAAGGACGGGATATTGGCACCGTTGTTTTCCCTAACGCAAAGAAGAAATTTTATCTTGATGCAAATTTCCAGGAGCGCGCTCAAAGACGCATCAAAGAGCTTAGAGAAAAAGGAAAACAAGTCGAAGCTGATGAAATTCAAAAAGATCTTCAGCAGCGTGACACAAAAGATTTTACTCGAAAAGTAGGCCCTCTCAAAAAAGCCGAAGATGCGATTGTGATTGATTCAACACATATGTCTATAGAACAAGTAGTTCAAAAAATAATTGAAGTTATTCGGCAAGATGGATAA
- a CDS encoding prephenate dehydrogenase codes for MNIQRNPLLFKKVTIIGIGLLGGSIGMAMKKNHLVHEVLGVSRRQATLGYALKKKIVDNATSNIVKSVRGADLVVLATPVQTILTLLANIGKHLKRGCIVMDVGSTKTSIVQAAEKSLPSHAFFVGTHPLAGSEKKGVEFSDPDLFNKSFCIITPTDKTNKQAKEKVEALWTRMGSFVKNVSPDEHDNILAFTSHVPHLLAYAMIDAVPGKYLEYGSTGLKDTTRIAGSSPQLWNDICMENSKNVLPVLDEVVKILSGYRKAITSKDETVLIEQLKRAKSKRDGIA; via the coding sequence ATGAATATACAACGCAATCCTTTGTTGTTTAAGAAAGTAACGATTATTGGCATTGGACTCTTGGGTGGATCCATTGGCATGGCTATGAAAAAGAATCATCTTGTTCATGAAGTATTAGGAGTTTCTAGACGACAAGCGACTCTTGGATATGCTCTAAAGAAAAAGATTGTGGATAATGCAACAAGCAATATTGTAAAATCGGTGCGGGGGGCAGATCTTGTTGTTTTGGCAACTCCAGTTCAGACGATTCTTACACTTTTAGCAAATATTGGAAAACATCTAAAGCGGGGATGTATTGTGATGGATGTTGGAAGCACAAAAACAAGCATTGTTCAAGCTGCTGAAAAAAGTCTTCCATCACACGCTTTCTTTGTTGGAACGCATCCTTTGGCAGGATCTGAGAAAAAAGGTGTTGAATTCAGCGATCCTGATTTATTTAACAAAAGTTTTTGTATTATTACGCCAACTGATAAAACGAATAAACAGGCGAAAGAAAAAGTAGAAGCGCTTTGGACGCGAATGGGATCTTTTGTCAAGAATGTTTCTCCTGATGAGCATGATAATATTTTGGCGTTTACGAGCCATGTGCCTCATTTATTGGCCTATGCGATGATTGATGCCGTTCCAGGAAAATATTTAGAGTACGGATCAACGGGCTTGAAAGATACAACACGCATTGCAGGATCTAGTCCTCAGCTTTGGAATGATATTTGCATGGAGAATTCAAAGAATGTTTTACCTGTTTTAGATGAGGTGGTCAAAATTTTATCTGGATATCGAAAAGCGATTACGTCCAAAGATGAAACTGTTTTAATAGAACAGCTTAAAAGAGCAAAGAGTAAGAGAGATGGGATTGCATAA
- the lepB gene encoding signal peptidase I, with the protein MKLKECFEKFGKFVERNSPVIREWTESLVIAFILAMVIRTFAIQAFKIPTGSMRMTLIEGDRILVNKLKYGPMLPLTEKRLPGYGDLKRGDIIVFKYPEDPKRDFIKRLIAFPGEVVSIKKGDVYIDGKKIEEKEIRDVRYYNRGDYGAEDQIIKVPENYYYVLGDNSASSADSRFWGFVPEKFLIGKAEVIYWPLNRVRVLK; encoded by the coding sequence ATGAAATTAAAAGAATGTTTTGAAAAATTTGGAAAATTTGTTGAAAGAAACTCTCCTGTTATTCGAGAATGGACCGAATCACTTGTTATTGCGTTTATTTTAGCGATGGTGATTCGTACTTTTGCTATTCAGGCATTTAAAATTCCAACAGGTTCCATGCGGATGACATTGATTGAGGGAGATCGTATTCTGGTCAATAAATTAAAATATGGCCCGATGCTTCCTCTTACCGAAAAGCGTCTTCCTGGTTATGGAGATTTGAAAAGAGGAGACATTATTGTTTTTAAATATCCAGAGGATCCTAAAAGAGATTTTATTAAACGGCTCATTGCTTTTCCTGGTGAAGTTGTTTCGATTAAAAAAGGAGATGTTTATATTGATGGGAAGAAAATAGAGGAGAAAGAAATCCGAGATGTTCGTTATTATAATAGAGGTGATTATGGAGCAGAAGATCAAATTATAAAAGTTCCAGAAAACTATTATTATGTTTTAGGAGACAATAGCGCATCAAGTGCGGATAGTCGCTTTTGGGGATTTGTTCCTGAGAAATTTTTGATCGGTAAGGCGGAGGTTATTTATTGGCCGCTTAACCGAGTTCGGGTATTAAAATAA